One stretch of Equus przewalskii isolate Varuska chromosome 9, EquPr2, whole genome shotgun sequence DNA includes these proteins:
- the A1BG gene encoding alpha-1B-glycoprotein produces the protein MSSLAALLLFAGLSLGPATEAAVVFDPKPALWAEADWQQEPWTNLMLTCQARLQTKDFQLFKDGVAQEPVQVGSPTIEHQFPLGAVTSDTRGLYRCRSGLDSGWTQLSNLVEVTGAESLPPPLLSTEPVSWITPGLNTTLRCQGGLRGVTFLLRREGDDQFLEVAEAPEDVVVTFPVHRAGNYSCSYRTHAAGDPSGPSAPVTIEELAAPPPPVLRVQEASAQVLRPGVSLRPKCAAPLGGVDFQLRRGEQELLVPMSSAYPDRVSFHLDALAPGDGGLYTCRYRLRDAQRAWSWSGDSAPVELLLSDETLPAPELSAEPATPDPAAGARVQLRCRAPRAGLRFALVREDAGGRRALQLLSPAGPEATFELNDVSVLDSANYSCVYADRAPPFAGSAPSKAVELRVRGPPPRPQLRALWSGAVTPGRDATLRCEGQMPDVTFELLRVGDTEASAVARAQHRHWADLVLSYVGPQHAGKYSCRYRAWRPTAFQSELSDPVELQVAGS, from the exons ATGTCCTCGCTGGCCGCCCTCCTGCTGTTCGCGG GTCTGTCCCTGGGCCCAGCCACTGAGGCGGCCGTCG TATTTGACCCCAAGCCAGCCCTGTGGGCAGAGGCCGACTGGCAGCAGGAGCCCTGGACCAACTTGATGCTGACCTGCCAGGCCCGCCTGCAGACCAAGGACTTCCAGCTCTTCAAGGATGGGGTGGCCCAGGAACCTGTGCAGGTTGGCTCACCCACCATTGAGCACCAGTTCCCACTAGGAGCAGTGACCAGTGACACCCGGGGCCTCTACCGCTGCCGCTCTGGCTTGGACAGCGGCTGGACCCAGCTGAGCAACCTGGTGGAGGTGACTGGAGCAG agtccctgcccccacccttgcTCTCGACTGAGCCTGTGTCCTGGATCACACCGGGCCTGAACACAACGCTGCGGTGCCAAGGGGGGCTTCGGGGTGTTACTTTCCTGCTGAGGCGGGAGGGCGACGACCAGTTTCTGGAGGTGGCTGAGGCCCCTGAAGATGTGGTGGTCACCTTCCCGGTCCACCGGGCTGGCAACTACAGCTGCAGCTACCGGACCCACGCAGCAGGAGACCCCTCTGGGCCCAGCGCCCCTGTGACTATCGAGGAGTTGG ccgcgcccccgccgcccgtGCTGCGTGTCCAGGAAGCTTCAGCCCAGGTCCTGCGCCCCGGCGTGAGCCTCCGCCCCAAATGCGCGGCGCCCCTGGGCGGCGTGGACTTCCAGCTGCGGCGGGGCGAGCAGGAGCTGCTTGTGCCCATGAGCTCCGCCTATCCCGACCGCGTGTCCTTCCACCTGGACGCGCTCGCCCCGGGGGACGGCGGCCTCTACACCTGCCGCTACCGGCTGCGCGACGCTCAGAGAGCCTGGTCCTGGTCCGGGGACAGCGCGCCCGTCGAGCTGCTGCTGAGCGATG AGACGCTCCCGGCACCCGAGCTGAGCGCGGAGCCTGCGACCCCGGACCCCGCGGCCGGCGCGCGGGTGCAGCTGCGGTGCCGGGCCCCGCGGGCCGGCCTGCGCTTCGCCCTGGTGCGCGAGGACGCGGGCGGGCGCCGGGCCCTGCAGCTCCTGAGCCCCGCGGGGCCCGAAGCCACCTTCGAGCTGAACGACGTCTCGGTGCTGGACTCGGCCAACTACAGCTGCGTCTACGCGGACCGCGCGCCGCCCTTTGCGGGCTCCGCGCCCAGCAAGGCCGTGGAGTTGCGCGTGCGCG GACCCCCGCCCAGGCCGCAGCTCCGGGCTCTGTGGAGCGGGGCGGTGACCCCGGGCCGCGACGCCACCCTGCGCTGCGAGGGCCAGATGCCCGACGTCACCTTCGAGCTGCTGCGCGTGGGCGACACGGAGGCGTCCGCGGTGGCCCGGGCCCAGCACCGCCACTGGGCCGACCTGGTGCTGAGCTACGTGGGGCCGCAGCACGCCGGCAAATACAGCTGCCGCTACCGCGCCTGGCGGCCCACCGCCTTCCAGTCCGAGCTCAGCGACCCTGTGGAGCTCCAGGTGGCCG GAAGTTGA
- the ZNF837 gene encoding LOW QUALITY PROTEIN: zinc finger protein 837 (The sequence of the model RefSeq protein was modified relative to this genomic sequence to represent the inferred CDS: inserted 5 bases in 3 codons; deleted 3 bases in 2 codons; substituted 3 bases at 3 genomic stop codons) encodes MTVIIPILWMRLPDLRAKFAWEKWGDADLVSSRAARSYSQDTVLGAGPRMEAXAQNSGXGGIPKADPQGANRDQEERPKAELRPSEEDKAKRHLSQEGDVRGGTAGGRTTTPGGGSPSWGLGVSSSPGTLQSEGTGPLVXERCASTSSQDPDLXLQAGEDPCQCPAGARASNHNSCLMWHHRASPGEKPPVCDHCGGQAPLWSSPQAQLCGVHTDYPPCEQRTDAQTFPRTPKPTPLQQRPLVERVCRCGKVFAWRAPLAPQELMQEAKECRPCAGCRKRFGPNEQQQVGEGPSMCPQGGQASSPRPRALAQRLYACDECGRAFTRTSSLLQHERIYTGERPYECCECDQAFVRCFGLYRHRRTHSAERRGPAXRRAFLLGCPPCGDCGEGAPRPPRAPVAGEKLYECAECAKPFGLFSHLVEHRRVHKGKKPYTCPECSKAFNQRSNLSRHQRTHSSAKPYACALCEKAFKGRLGLLQHQRAHTDQRPYGCPKCGKDFXELRQHERLPSGERPFICAACGKAFVCNCSLVPHRRTHTSEWPYACSECGRAFSQGSNLNEHRRRHAGGGAPLPRTSPTC; translated from the exons atgacag TTATCatacccattttatggatgaggctGCCAGACCTGAGAGCTAAGTTTGCCTGGGAGAAGTGGGGAGACGCAGACCTGGTGTCCAGCCGTGCTGCCAG ATCCTACAGCCAGGACACcgtgttgggggctggccccaggatggaGGCTTAGGCCCAGAACTCTGGGTAGGGGGGCATCCCCAAGGCAGATCCCCAGGGAGCCAACAGGGACCAGGAGGAGAGGCCCAAGGCAGAGTTGAGGCCCTCGGAAGAGGACAAAGCCAAGAGACACCTGTCTCAGGAAGGAGATGTGCGTGGAGGGACAGCGGGTGGCAGGACGACTACCCCGGGTGGGGGCTCCCCGAGCTGGGGCCTTGGTGTGAGCTCCAGCCCAGGGACTCTTCAGAGTGAGGGAACTGGACCCCTGGTGTAAGAGCGGTGTGCCTCCACCTCCTCTCAGGACCCTGACCT GTTGCAGGCTGGGGAGGACCCCTGTCAGTGCCCAGCGGGTGCCAGGGCCTCCAACCATAACTCCTGTCTGATGTGGCATCACAGAGCATCCCCTGGGGAGAAGCCCCCAGTATGTGACCACTGTGGAGGCCAAGCGCCGCTCTGGAGCTCCCCTCAGGCTCAGCTGTGTGGGGTCCACACAGACTATCCACCCTGTGAACAGCGCACAGATGCCCAAACCTTCCCTAGGACCCCGAAGCCGACCCCCCTCCAGCAGAGACCCTTGGTGGAGCGTGTGTGCCGGTGCGGCAAGGTCTTTGCCTGGAGGGCCCCACTAGCCCCGCAGGAGCTGATGCAGGAGGCCAAGGAGTGCCGCCCGTGTGCCGGGTGCAGAAAGCGCTTCGGCCCCAACGAGCAGCAGCAGGTGGGCGAGGGCCCCTCGATGTGTCCCCAGGGCGGCCAGGCCTCGAGTCCTCgccccagggccctggcccaGCGGCTGTACGCGTGCGATGAGTGTGGCAGGGCCTTCACGCGCACGTCGAGCCTGCTGCAGCACGAGCGCATCTACACGGGCGAGCGGCCCTACGAGTGCTGCGAGTGCGACCAGGCCTTTGTGCGCTGCTTCGGCCTCTACCGCCACCGGAGGACGCACTCGGCCGAGCGCCGCGGCCCGG CGCGGAGGGCCTTCCTGCTGGGGTGTCCGCCCTGCGGGGACTGTGGTGAGGGGGCCCCGCGGCCCCCACGGGCGCCCGTGGCCGGGGAGAAGCTGTACGAGTGCGCCGAGTGC GCCAAGCCCTTCGGCCTGTTCTCGCACCTCGTGGAGCACCGACGCGTGCACAAGGGCAAGAAGCCGTACACGTGCCCCGAGTGCAGCAAGGCCTTCAACCAGCGCTCGAACCTGAGCCGGCACCAGCGCACGCACAGCAGCGCCAAGCCCTAC GCGTGCGCGCTGTGCGAGAAGGCCTTCAAGGGCCGCTTGGGGCTGCTGCAGCACCAGCGCGCGCACACGGACCAGCGGCCCTACGGCTGCCCCAAGTGCGGTAAGGACTT CGAGCTGCGCCAACACGAGCGCCTGCCCTCAGGCGAGAGGCCCTTCATTTGTGCCGCCTGTGGCAAAGCCTTCGTGTGCAACTGCAGCCTGGTCCCCCACCGGCGCACGCACACGAGCGAGTGGCCCTACGCGTGCAGCGAGTGTGGCCGTGCATTCAGCCAGGGCTCCAACCTCAACGAGCACCGGAGGCGGCACGCGGGCGGCGGGGCACCTCTCCCGCGAACCTCTCCGACGTGTTGA